TACTATATTTTGGTTCGTATCAGTTTACTGTATTTCAATGCTGAGTACGGCGTATTATCAgttaaatgcaaataaatgCGCACACATCGAAGCGGCAACGGCGAGAAAAGATTATCGATTCTGACATTCAAGCCGCTCTACGATCAATGTGTCTAAAAATTTGCATAGTATACGAACAGAGCCAACCGATAgcaatttcctttttcttttcattctctgaagtatataaatattaaaactacaattaaatgtaatgCATTTCACTTGAAAAAATGAGAGGTGAAGTAACcaatattatagaattattgaaacaagatttaaattaataaagcaaaaggaacaaattttaaataaaatacaataaataattagtatttattGGCAGgaacaattatataaaattgaaacatctaaagtaataacaataaaataaattattggaatatttttagaagttataaaatagaaatgaaatctaaccaaagataaatataatagGATAAGTATTGTTACCATATatggtatttaaaaaaatacaaaacattcAAGAACTGTTACTTCCTCGCAGCCTAAATTTGTTCCTATGCTAATACATAATCAGTATACTATACTTTATAATAGAATGCGTAATGAATACACTAATGATCAGTATGTATTGACAATCGGATAAAAGACGTTACGATACGCAGGAGTGAATCTACCATGAAACTAATGAAGTTTTGGGCCTCCGCATAGAAAGGCCTCTACTGAGTACTTCttatgtatgaattttttaatttaactattcaGAAGCACATtagaaatctttttttcttcttgacaAATGATGtggttaatataaataattttatttaaaatttaatatctataaatttaatattacccATATAGATGGATCGAATGAGAAAGcagtattttgtattaaatagtCTGATTTCTCATAGACCTTTTTGTTGGTAACTATTTCGTGCACAAGACAGTGTAcacataatttttctttatctaaTACTGACATTATAGCTTTTAAAATTGATGGACACAGAATGGTCGTTcggatttttcaaattttttatacgttTCCCTGTTTGGTTGTCGAAGTAAAAGCGTTTAAACTtttgataatttcatttattccacGATTCTTTAAATTGAATCTATAACGACTCTATAGCGACGAGAatctatcgaagaaagaaGTAATAGGAGGATAAATgtgcatttataataataaccaCTTGGCTTTAACAAATCATTtgagtaaaaaaagaatatctcaaaataattaatttcaggtACTGATAAGTCGATATTCACCAATGACGATACttatttgtatgaaataaagTTGGACCATGAAATAAAGTCAACGGCAGTATCCTTCTACCgcgttaaacaaatttcatcatTCATAAACGTAATCGGTGTCGAATAGGccttaattatttcgattaaacTAAAAACCGATTGCATGTATGAATCATCAAATTAGTTGatgacaattttatttaggaTTTATCTTAAACTTGATTAAGatctaataaaatagtaattgcCAAATGTTATTcaatatagtaaatattatttccatcAATGATTTATCCTCCTACGTCTCCCTTACGTTTTATAAAACTACActttattttctcgaaacgcAACATTTGAGAACAAAAGACTTTTCTCAAtcagagaaaaaaaggaagaaaaacgaaTGCTTTCGGCCGGCCACTCTGTAATTTGATAAAAGAGCAAATTTAACGCAGACTTGAGCGCCAGttgattcaaattttattcgaaaattcatgaacaatttttaatatgttattCCGAAagttattcgaacgaaataaaagtacTCTTCGAATAAACGATTTCGTCTACAAAGAGtgctaaatgaaataatattttgaacacttatatagatataaatcaaattattttaccactggagaattatttaaagattaatttaaattaagattACTTGATGTAACGTTAGCATTGTCTATGACgattcaatattatataaaaattagttcttcaattgttcgaataaaaattacccaACTATCAAACGTAAGAAGGCGCGTGTAACTTTGGATAGGACGAGGTGTGCGGCTAAGGGAGTTGGCCTATATTTTCGGGTTGAAAAGACGATAAAAGATCAATTATTCCTCTTTTTCAGCTTTCTCAACATCCTGTTTTTCTTCAACCTCTATATCTCCCTCAAACTTTGGTCCTGGTGCTTCTTCTAGTACGATCTCTTCTGGATCTGGTGCTCGCGGAAGGAAATCTTCTTCGGGATACATAGCCTTGAAAATGCTTTTTGCCTAGAAAAGTTGTATACTTATTTACAGTAGCAAGTAATCCAAAATACTTATCCTAAATGttccttaaccctttggatGCCACAGGCAGATCTGTGatccaaagggttaaagtagTACTTTTCGAttgattttaagaaattacaattatatttaatatttatgtaaaattttaattgactcCGGGCAATAAACAACATTAACTataggaaacatttaaaaaaaaaaaccaaccTGATGGACTGCAAAGTCGAAGTCAAGTTCCAAATCCGGACCTGAACAGAGGTGGAGGTTACTTGGCGCAGAATCGTTTAACTTAATATCACTTGCGGGTAAATTTAAGTACAAAGACCATAATACTTGTGGCTTTGGATTCTCCGAAGCCTCTTCTTTGTCAGTTTCGCTACCTTCCTGTGAACatagaacttttttttttaatctctaTACTAACATTATCTCCATGTATACGTAATACATGTAACactcaaattttaaaacattttatatcttatttaaattataatatgtattaagtttattaagatagattactttattttaaatcaatttaaaccTTTGTGGACGATGGACGTCAGTCAATTAGGTGACTGTATGTGATAAACGTAATTAGTATTCAACATGTATACAATGTGGAGCATTTAAATGAGATCACCTAACTATCTATTATTTAtggttcaataaaaaaatcttaagATGAAGTTCTACTATTTGAAGGGACACATGTAATGGTAGGACGAATTTTGTTCAAggtcatttttttaaagagactTCGAGGATATCGTTATTTCTTTGAATGGAATAATATTCAGTTTTGtgcacatttttataaaacataaatagcCAAAATCATCGATCTCAACAATATCATTTCGATCActtaattttgagaaatttatattttacttgcgtGTTCAGAAGTTACATCTGTGCTGAAAGAGATTGTTTTTATAGAACCATAAATAATGAAGATATTCAGGTATTATATTCTCTGTATATACCCAACTTGTGAAAATCTTCCATACAAAGTGTGCATGTTGCCCCAAGACGCCCgtccgcaaagggttaactacTGTTAAGAGgatattcgtttcttttttcatacgTAAACAGAACGTGCATGCAGTTTATTCTTCCACCATTGTATTAATGAAGAAAACCGTTACTTCGAAATCGCCTCTTTTTCTACTGGACCCTGAATAATTTGTAGTTGGTCAGCTCATTAGTTCATGAGAAATCATGCCAACTAGTTTGAAAATCGTAGTTTCTAGAAAAACGCGACTAATAACTACGTGTTCTATTCTGTGCCATGAAAAGTGATACTATGAAGGTAGTTGTTTCGAGATAGTCATCTTCAAAAGTCGAAAATTACTAATCGAgaacttttgtaaaataatttcggtTTTTATAACATATCAAGTTTTCAGCAAGTTcctaaattacattttaatttaaatttaaataatttacgtGAAAATCTGTATGTTTCATAAGGatgtgttaaaattacaaaattttgagatcgttttttatcaaattgaggtggtcaatttaaattgaaacagGCTCATATCATTcgtatttaatcaaagaataaTCAAGTGAAGTTTTGTTACGATCTTCCATTAAATAATCCACGAAGCAACTACCTtaagtaacaaataattttatcgtaaaaAAACGTACTGTGCACCtattaatttaagaataacGCACCTGAAGGTGTCTCTTATCTGGGGAAACAGTCTGTGTATGGCTATGAATGGATGAACGAATGGCTGATGGATCGAATGGTTctgcttttaaaaatttattgacaACGTAAGCCAAGTCTTCCTTTGCATTCGTCGTTCGCTTGCATGTCATGTGAACCATaactgttttaaaataaattatttaaatattatatttactattcatattaaaaatttgttaaactatataaatttacatacataGCCCTTGAGGACAAGCATTTGTAGATGGTCCCAATTCAATCAGGGTAATAGGTTCTTGACCGGGTTCTTCTGGAGGATAATATAAAAGTGTCAAATTCTCTTTTTCACCTTGCATAATTGACCTACAAAAATCACAGTGCAATATTTTGTCATGAATATTTAGAAGATTTCTTGACttaaatttctacaaattttgtattgttttatttgtacattcaaTTAAAGTTGAACATGCAAATAAAACATGTATATACAGCCTGAGCTATATGATACGTTACAAGTTATTGTCTTGGGTACTACTAGAAACCATGACAAAACTCATTTCACTATTTCAGAGTTCGCGAGAgtctattatatgatgtataTCGGAGTACCATTACCAAACATaccaaataacaattattcagtggtttatatatacatacagaaaGTTTTTAACAAGCAGAATTGCAGAGCATTGTGTTCAACTTAATAACTAGATaggaaaattgttaaagaTAGATCTGATGTTCGCCAGTTCAAAAACAGTCGACAAGAGAACCTATACAAACTGTCAGAAGGAATATTGCAACATACTTGGAATATGCTTATGAGTAATCAAAAACTTCAGTAATACAAATCACCAAATgtacgtttaatatttttacaggtAACAACCTCCTTCAGTGTGTCTAGGTTCTTAAGGGGTCATATACAGTGGTGTTTCCATGACAGCATGATGAATATAGTTCCATCAAGAGTTCTCTTCTTGGGCTGTCTGAAAGTGGAATTTGTTAGATGACTAAAGGCAGTCAACAATTTTAAGAATCTGAGGAAAGTTCATCGCTAACGCAACCCAAAGCGTGTTGTTGTGTTTCAGGCGAAATCGCGTTTTTTCTCACAGCTATGACGTTTAAATGCGTCATTTCCAGACGGTGTGAGTATACTCCAACAGGTTCAATTGAATTTGAGGtatactaaaattatttgcgtCATTAACGAATTAGTGGACGTTGGTGTTTTGTTTATGGCATCGTTACCAGTTATCATTTTCCGTGTTTTCTGATATGTTTAGTCCAGTTAAATTTCTTGGTATTCGTATTAAcactaaattataattcaaaattcacACCAAGGACACCTTAGTTTAATGCAACAAAGagttcaatattattaaattcttgaaGGAAATTAGGTGGTATGACCTTCAAACACTTCTGTTAATATACAAGTCATTGATCAAGTCAAAAATTGGTATTAGTATGTAGTACTTtctcaatgaaaattattggatAGATACGAACCACAGCTATTCATCTAGCAATGAGCTATAGAAATCTAACACCACCTGATACCATTACAGCTAAATCACAAATACCCTAAATAAGAGATAAGTTTATGTTTACTTTGGTGTAGAATActactatataaatatatataaaacctAATGCTGGCTAGTATAAAActtatatgaatttataatcttaatgaaatttttatacttttacattttcataagCAATATTTACAGTGCGATAGGTATAGCATTAATAGTTCTCTATCAAAACTGGCAGATAGACTTGTAAAGAGCCTAAAATGTCactgagagagagagagaaggagcgagcgagagagaaatatGGCATTGTTGGTATGAGTTAGTGTCTTATAACAAACAActtctttctttataaagCAAATTCCTGCGAGGAATTTATCTTGAAATAAGTGAgtaaatctttttctttcgaatttaTATGTTTTACACCTaagtagaaagaaaaagacgTATTCCAATTTCGAATAAAGGTGCAATCGCCGATACGCACCTTGCATGACACGCATGTAGCATAATAGTCGATTCAACCCATATGGTATAAGTAGTAACATTCGACGGTACCCACTTTGTATCTTGTTATATACTTGTAACGAAAGtctgttacattacaatctgTGTAGATCTTTTCTTTACAGCAGATTTTTTCCTGAAGGTTCAATGTGCGGATCACCTCGTAATCTGTTGCCTTCTTTTTGCAGTATTTGGTATGCCGGCACATCGTGATATGCTTCACCAGCGCACAATTACGTCGATTGTTTCATCCCACTAGACGACTTTTCCATACTTCTTCAGAAAGCTCGAAATATTCCTCCCCTTCGTCCTCCTTGGAACGAAAAAGATTGTGAGGGACCAACATAGTCTTGCTGAATATGTATCAACAGTTTCtaaattgtatgttttatatattctctTTGTTAGtatgaacttatttttaaattattttccaaatgacTTAAATTTATCTGAATTTACTTATGTACTAGGATACTTAAATTTCTAGAATGTTGATATTTCGGATTATACGCGCCAGTTTTCAGTTGTTAATAGTGTACGATACGAAGCTTATCGTGAAGAGAATTGAAAGATTTAATTTGGTAGTAGTTTAAGTACTCTGTACGATTCAATgtactatttaaattttccttgTCGCACATTAAGTGATACGTAAATTTAATCGCCcacattgtatttttatggttTGATTTTTGatgataatattttgatttctcTTCTACTCTTCTTAAGTTGTCTGCTGACAAAAatcttacaaattatttatcgtataaTAGAAGTCACGTATGTAGGTAATCTTCATACATGGATTCCAGATTCTCTTGTAGCGATGGGTCATTTGAAGGAGAGACTTTAACACTCTAATGTACACCACTATTGTAGAAGACCTTGCAATACTGCAACAGTTCTAACCAATTGTCTCAATTATTATAACCATCttatatttcgaatattctaCGAATACATATGTATGAGTATTTtgcgaagaaattaaatttgtcccTTGGTCGGTAAGAATGGTTCGTGGCAATCCTAATTGACGAATAACATTTCTTATAAAAACATTGGCTATATCCATCAGGTCTACTCAGGGGCACTACTACAAACTACGCATTTAATGaattctgtttattaataaactaatatCCATACTGATCTTCTCAAACGCTTGCCAAGGTGTACTACTGTTATTACCAGTGGTCGTTTTGTCTTCTTTATACGCATAAGTTTTTTTGAGTAACATGGCTTGAGGTAACAAATATATCTCTAAACATATCTCTTGTGTCCTTCGATAACTAATTTGCGTTTCTCGTAGACTGTCTGAACATCCAGTGcaaattgttataattattgttaattgtttttaacgtgttcaatataaattttcagagaatacaaataaaattgcctTTCAGGTTGCTTACTTTATTAATGCTGAAGGACCTCAAGGTTGTTTCCTCGATTATAACGTACAAAAGTCTCATGCCATTCATGAAGTTATTTTGaatgaataagaattttccAATGCCCATTAATTGACAGgggtacaatttattttcttttgttgaattttgttttagttCTTCCATCAAATATCCTCTGGCTTTGAAATCGTGCGTCCCCTTTTGTCTACTGCTTCTTCTGtcgatgaatattattttgtagtcTTCAACGAAAGCTAGCGAATCTCgagtttcgatatttattcgaaattcacATTGTCAGAAATAAACTTCTTATTGTTGTGCTTTCagaaatcattaattatttttcgtgtTACTTGGATTCTGTATCGTTGgttaattctataatattttctttggctATTTGTTGCTTATCTGCGTCCATAGAATCAAATTACTATGATACAATGAATCGAAGAGGAGGGGAATCTTTTCTTGGATGTAGTGGCATATGGGTTCGTCTTGTAAACTTGTCGatgtaaatttgttttgtaaacTTGTCGGGTGGTTTCCTTTCCTCCTTGATGGATCattactttcttttctgtAATATGTTTGGTAGAAACGAATCTTCCgagattttgttttctttttgcccttttcttttttgagaGGGTTTCTGGTTAGTGGATCCGTGTTTAGTGTGAAACTTTCCATGTTTGTAGGTAATATTACAGTCGTAATTAGAAAacttcaatttctatttccaaCTTTATGAAGTACAATTCTTAAACGAATTCAAGTATGGTCTAAAATGAGTTCCACAATAtgcaattattaaacattcctTTTTCATAGTGAAAGACATTCTTTTCGACAGGATTTGAAGTTCCACATGCATAATGAGGTAAAAAGGTCTATTCACAGAGGTCCTTGATTCAAACCACCACCTGTAGCATGTCTTGATggatttgttattaaattcaagAGTTTAGTGAAACGTGAGTATCATATCACAAACTCTGCAATGAGATCttcttcaaaatttgaaaagatatttttgCGTTTCTTCACAAACATATTTCTaccataaaataaatctacaaGGAATAATAGGTTTCacataaatgttaaaaatcattcaaattttgttcatcgTCGAATTCATCAGCttgatataaaatgtaaacagaaAACAAACTAAGGAATACAAATGAAAGTCTTAAATGACGAGTTTATGATATGCAATGGTACATTAATCTCTACCGAGACTAAGGCAGTATGACGTTAGAAACTCACATGTTCAACAGAAATACTCAAGTTTGTAACAATGAAGCGATACCTAAAACCTCGATCCCtagttttattcattattcagaACGTTAATATTACTACATAGTAgatatttctcaaaaatagTGTGATTCACGATTGGTTTGTCTGTGACTTTAGTCGACTGTTTTCGAATGgggataattattaatcacgaatcatttatacaaattgtatCTTTGTCTGAAGTATTACTGTATACTTCATAAGACTCCAGTGAACTCCAAAAGCTTTTGAGATCACTTTCGTAATTAGTATTCATCTTTCGTCGAtcactaattttatttaatagttatCAAAAACATTGTATCCaacacttttaatattaaaattctgcaGAGTATAATGAAAGTCTatgatggaaattaattagaattatattacTGAAACAATGATGAATTTGTGtaacttatttttaatcaacattaattattgtggtttaataatatacttttaacTGCTTTATGATTAATATCacagatatattaaaattacataattaaaatttactaaattgtaatattttcacaaatttataaaaaatgattacctGTCCGTGATAAATACTCCACGTGATATCCGTTGCTCTCCTTCGAAAGCCACAATTTCTGGTGGTAGATGACCTTGACCAACAACCAAATGTTCTAAAGTTAATCTCTGCTTGCCACTGATGATAGCTTTACATTTGTCGTTATCTATTACTACGCCATCAAGCTGCCTCTTCAAACAATACACTCCTCCAAATACCGCACACAATCtgcaaacaataataattacaattttatctgataaaattttaatgttggAAATTACAATGACGATAcactaaaataaaagttataaGAAGAATTTTACCTGCAAAAACACTGAGGCAATTCGCCACTACTATACATAGGCCAAAGAAAAGGTGTATTTCCATATCGACCAAGACTATTCAGAAAATGCTTTGTGCGATTAACACCATCTCTACATGAAGTCTTTTCAGTGGCCATTGCAATTGCCTGAACAATGTAATGTTGCACAATTGGTGTCAAATTCTTCGTGTTTAAGTATTCTAAGAAGGTCTTGTCCTGGAATCCTATTAATAGGTGTAATTtacttaaaacaaaatataataaaaattactgaaacaCAATACCGAAttaagaaacttttatttcatacagggtggtccatatacatatgtactgCATAATGTGCTCTTTCTAATTATGcaacttttctttaaaaagttttcctgtacaatacatattttacgAGTTAATCGAAGTGTGCAAGTTGTGTGGACCACACTGTATATACGATCATTCATGTATAAAccgaaatgtttaaatttatctcAAATATACTGATTAATTCTCTTTTACttcaaaagttataaataattctcaaCGTCATTCTCTTATTACTGATTCTTTGttgtgaataattttgtataaaattcgagtaataattaatttacaataatcATATTAACATATAATTTTGGTTCATATATTAACTgctattgtattttattgataGATAAATGATCCATTGAAGAAACATAGTTTTGCATTATGTCAACACTATAAGCGTGTTTTCGGGGACGTAATTTGAGGGATGAGTATACTTAACATCACCGAATTCGATCaaagaatatacatacaaaaggTGAATATAATTACCATCAAACTCTGGACTATCAGCACCCTGCACCATGCAAGAAGTGAGTAGTTTCATGAGCATTCTTTTCTCGACAAGACTAACagttttatttgcaaatacATCAGCCCTTGAGCAAGGTACTTGTGTAAGTTTTCCATCCATAAATGTAGCCACTCTGGATACTGATCGAAATTCCGTATAACGAGAAATATTACTGGAGATCAGTAATTCAACAAGTTCGCCTCGTGCAAACAGCAACTATTATCGGTAAATAGAATTCCATCAATAGTGttcaaataaagaaacttgtaaatttatgaatgtgtaagttttttctttataaataattaattaaatatgacatttaaaaaaatgaattattaatttacagtcagtcatataaaatattcataccctctatctctatcaaagaaatttgtctaaattaaatgataaagttttcattataaataaataaatacatatatatgtacaaagtttatttatgtacatatttataatgaaacatttatttggaaacatcagaACTGTTATTTAATCGAgacagatttttttattacatacaGAGGGTACAAATACCTATGAGActtactgtatatatttatcataatttacggaatttataaattatgttcaAATTTAAGATACTCTTTTTAtaagtaaatgaatttataaacactgtatgaacttatttatttattaaaatgtaccGAGCTCTTATAAAAGATCTCTCCATGTTGGTTGAACTACGATACTTCATTTAACAACTCATCGACAACCAACCACCTGAGAAGTCATAATCCAATTTCACTCAATCAGTAAATTTCTACATTTAGTGACTGGGATCTGACAGAGCCTAATAGACTACTCTAGTattaatagaagaaaatactcAATATAGAAAATGCCCACTCTGAACCAAACAAAATTCAGTGTCTACACCAAAaccataatatttaatcgtcttgtttgtttttaatatcataagaaaatatgtaaaacgtcgttcaaattattttaaaagaagaacaCAGAGCAgtacaatttgttttcaatgtcAGTGTtttcacacttttttttagttatattACGGTAGAACATTTTCCTTTCCAATTTTTTCGCGCTTATTATTTTCGAGAAGAAAACCCTAGCTAGTGACTGTGTAAATATCCtgtatacataaaatgtttcaattttaatatacaggctatttcaaataaatgggATAAGTTATTTTGAATGTGCATATTCCAtgtacgaagaaaaattgaaaactctAGTACATCATTCTGGaatctgaattttttagaGATAAACACTTTAAACTTACTGATCCGACTCTCGGCACGCGTAATTTATATGCCAATCTGCTGATCACGCGGTCGGACGTGCATATATATCCGCATATAAGAAACACATCTCCATAACATTTACACACGTACAAACTTTAGCTGCTcgtatttcgaaaataatgcTCTGGTTGCAAAATGGAgcaggacttttcgatttctcTTCGCATAAAGAAATTGTGTGTTTTGACTTATCTCATCTTTTTGAAACTTGTATATCAATAAGCACATTTCAT
The sequence above is drawn from the Hylaeus volcanicus isolate JK05 chromosome 2, UHH_iyHylVolc1.0_haploid, whole genome shotgun sequence genome and encodes:
- the LOC128872309 gene encoding rab proteins geranylgeranyltransferase component A 1, producing MEDDLPTKYDVIVVGTGMTESIVAAAASRIGKKVLHLDSNEYYGGLWATFNFDGLQKWIEDLKVPKNNTIDVSGLDLEDGEKFLKASDQYSTVKNIEETWYISNEADLPVVSSKDTQTDSTGDGTGSSDEKADGDKVEKKENVKQWSIDRIRMEYRKFNIDLAPKLLFARGELVELLISSNISRYTEFRSVSRVATFMDGKLTQVPCSRADVFANKTVSLVEKRMLMKLLTSCMVQGADSPEFDGFQDKTFLEYLNTKNLTPIVQHYIVQAIAMATEKTSCRDGVNRTKHFLNSLGRYGNTPFLWPMYSSGELPQCFCRLCAVFGGVYCLKRQLDGVVIDNDKCKAIISGKQRLTLEHLVVGQGHLPPEIVAFEGEQRISRGVFITDRSIMQGEKENLTLLYYPPEEPGQEPITLIELGPSTNACPQGLFMVHMTCKRTTNAKEDLAYVVNKFLKAEPFDPSAIRSSIHSHTQTVSPDKRHLQEGSETDKEEASENPKPQVLWSLYLNLPASDIKLNDSAPSNLHLCSGPDLELDFDFAVHQAKSIFKAMYPEEDFLPRAPDPEEIVLEEAPGPKFEGDIEVEEKQDVEKAEKEE